A single window of Sporosarcina sp. FSL W7-1349 DNA harbors:
- a CDS encoding acetaldehyde dehydrogenase (acetylating) codes for MSKLKVAILGSGNIGTDLMKKIQRSPTLELTAVIGIDPDSDGLRMARDSGFQTIDTGLDGFLETPELADVIFDATSAYAHIKHAEQVQAFGKRMIDLTPAAIGPLTVPTVNLHDHLDTDNVNMVTCGGQATIPMIHAVSELYDIEYAEIVATIASKSAGPATRANIDEFIATTSRAIEVVGGAKSGKTILILNPAEPPIMMNDTIHLTVRQEISDEDALYTALKKTERAVQQYVPGYRLKASPYIEGNRISIFLEVAGAADYLPAYAGNLDIITAAAVKIAEEWAKSDSIMSRR; via the coding sequence ATGTCGAAGTTAAAAGTAGCTATTTTAGGCTCTGGCAATATTGGTACCGACTTAATGAAAAAAATTCAACGTTCGCCTACTCTAGAGTTGACAGCGGTAATCGGAATTGATCCTGATTCTGATGGTTTGCGTATGGCAAGAGATTCCGGTTTCCAAACCATTGATACAGGACTGGATGGATTTTTAGAGACACCGGAGCTTGCAGATGTTATTTTTGATGCGACGAGTGCTTATGCCCATATAAAGCATGCGGAACAAGTACAAGCTTTTGGAAAGCGAATGATTGATCTTACCCCCGCTGCAATCGGCCCATTAACCGTCCCTACTGTGAATCTCCACGATCATTTAGACACAGACAATGTCAATATGGTTACTTGTGGCGGACAGGCAACGATTCCAATGATTCATGCAGTATCTGAATTATATGATATAGAGTATGCAGAAATTGTAGCTACAATCGCCAGCAAAAGTGCTGGACCGGCTACTCGGGCAAATATTGATGAATTTATCGCTACGACATCCCGTGCAATTGAAGTGGTCGGTGGTGCGAAAAGTGGTAAGACCATTCTTATTTTAAACCCGGCTGAGCCGCCTATTATGATGAACGATACGATTCATTTGACAGTAAGGCAAGAGATATCAGATGAAGATGCGTTATACACTGCTCTTAAAAAAACAGAACGCGCAGTGCAGCAGTACGTGCCCGGGTATCGTTTAAAAGCTAGCCCGTATATAGAAGGAAATCGAATTTCAATTTTCCTTGAAGTTGCCGGTGCAGCGGATTACTTACCTGCTTACGCTGGAAATCTGGATATTATTACAGCTGCTGCTGTTAAAATTGCCGAGGAATGGGCAAAGTCAGATTCTATCATGAGTAGGAGGTAA